A window from Pseudooceanicola algae encodes these proteins:
- a CDS encoding S-(hydroxymethyl)glutathione dehydrogenase/class III alcohol dehydrogenase, whose protein sequence is MKTRAAVAFEAKKPLEIVELDLEGPKAGEVLVEIMATGICHTDAYTLDGLDSEGLFPSVLGHEGAGIIRAVGPGVTSVKQDDHVIPLYTPECRQCKSCLSGKTNLCTAIRATQGKGLMPDGTSRFSYKGETIYHYMGCSTFSNFTVLPEIAVAKIREDAPFNTSCYIGCGVTTGVGAVTNTAKVTPGSNVVVFGLGGIGLNVLQAARMVGADKIIGVDINDSKEDWGRKFGMTHFVNPTRIDDDIVSELVKLTDGGADYTFDCTGNTTVMRQALEACHRGWGVSTVIGVAEAGKEISTRPFQLVTGRVWQGSAFGGAKGRTDVPKIVDWYMNGKIEIDSMITHQLTLEEINKGFDLMHAGESIRSVVVY, encoded by the coding sequence ATGAAAACCCGCGCAGCCGTTGCCTTCGAGGCGAAGAAACCCCTTGAGATCGTCGAGCTTGACCTGGAAGGTCCCAAAGCGGGCGAAGTTCTGGTCGAGATCATGGCAACCGGCATCTGCCACACCGACGCCTACACCCTTGACGGCCTCGACAGCGAAGGCCTGTTCCCTTCGGTCCTCGGCCACGAAGGCGCCGGCATCATCCGTGCCGTCGGCCCCGGCGTGACCAGCGTCAAGCAGGACGATCACGTCATCCCGCTTTACACACCCGAATGCCGCCAGTGCAAAAGCTGCCTGTCGGGCAAGACCAACCTCTGCACCGCCATCCGCGCCACCCAGGGCAAGGGCCTGATGCCCGACGGCACCTCGCGCTTCAGCTACAAGGGCGAGACGATCTATCATTACATGGGTTGCTCGACCTTCTCGAACTTCACCGTGCTGCCTGAAATCGCCGTGGCGAAGATCCGCGAAGACGCGCCCTTCAACACGTCCTGCTACATCGGCTGCGGCGTCACCACCGGCGTCGGCGCGGTGACCAACACGGCCAAGGTCACGCCCGGCTCCAACGTGGTGGTCTTCGGTCTGGGCGGCATCGGGCTGAACGTCCTGCAGGCCGCCCGCATGGTCGGCGCCGACAAGATCATCGGCGTGGACATCAACGACAGCAAGGAAGACTGGGGTCGCAAGTTCGGCATGACCCACTTCGTGAACCCCACCAGGATCGACGACGATATCGTATCCGAACTGGTCAAGCTGACCGATGGCGGCGCCGATTACACCTTTGACTGCACCGGCAACACCACCGTGATGCGCCAGGCGCTCGAGGCCTGCCACCGCGGTTGGGGCGTCTCCACCGTGATCGGCGTGGCCGAAGCGGGCAAGGAAATCTCCACCCGTCCCTTCCAGCTTGTCACGGGCCGCGTCTGGCAGGGTTCGGCCTTCGGCGGCGCCAAGGGGCGCACCGACGTGCCGAAGATCGTCGACTGGTACATGAACGGCAAGATCGAGATCGACTCGATGATCACCCACCAGCTGACCCTGGAAGAGATCAACAAGGGCTTCGACCTGATGCACGCCGGGGAATCGATCCGTTCCGTGGTGGTCTACTGA